ACTGCTTGGACCAAGTGAGAATAACCCCCCACCCGCCTCAACCCCGCTATCATAGGTTGCCCACTTGATACAATTCTCCAAACTCTGTCTGCTGGGCCTCTTGAACCCAGTCCAAACCAGCATATACAATTCACCCAGGGGCTGGCACTTCTGCTGCCTGGTGACCCATCTAGCCATCTGTGGTAAGTATCGTCTAGTGCTGTTAGTTCCTGCTGGTTCATCCACTCCACCCACCCCTCCATGTCATGCTTTGTCTCCTTTCAAGAAAGAAGTTAACCCTTTCCGACCCAGCAGGTAACAGACAAcgaaaggggaaactgagtcaggccCCTGAAAATACGTTCATGAAAATGAATGAGACGTTTCCCAGTTCGGCACAAGAGCTGTTCAGAAACACCCCTAGCTGATGAGCATCAGGCTCACGAACCCCCCGTGTACAGTGGGATTTGCAACGCCCACGCCATCTCAAAGAGCCACCGTTGCTGTAGGGTAAGTGACCTTTCCAGCCACTACCAGATGGGGTTATACTGGGACAGCCGAAAAAATtccaccccttccttccctcatGCTGCCCTCTTGATGCACCTGGCCTCAGGGCGGCGGGATGCGAGAGGTAGGTTGCACGGGGGGAAGAGTGAGGAAGCCCCGTATACTCCCTGCTCTCGCCCCTTCTCTGAGCCAATTTCTTAAGCTCCTAGCAGTAGGGCTCCTGCTTCGCTCCCTGTAGTTATTTCCCTTTACACTCCAGGGCACAGCCCGCGGGTGGAGGAGGCAGCTGAAGAAGGATGCAGAACAGTAACTCCTCTTTGCTTCTCAAACCCTCTCTCACCAACTGTTCCGCTAAGTCACACCCTCTGCTGCGAGAGGCTGCGCCAGCAGCCCTTGCCCCTGCTCCCGTGAGCTACGGAATGGAGCTGTCCTCCATCATGGGCAATATCGAACAGGTCACTGCCTCTCCCGCCCCCACCCAAGCCCATGGTGTTCAGTTTGGAAGTTGGACTGAACGGGGTGACAATAGAAGAGGCCGAAGAGATGGGTTTATTTGCAGCAGTTACACAGACAAACAGCACCCAGCAACCCAACTGCTATTTACAGTtctgaaattaatatttttcacagTAACGACTAGTAATGTTATGAATGTCAGACACCAATGATGAGCAACCAGGGAGGGTTTCACAGTCATGTCTTACAGAGTGAATCATATGGAGTAAATCACACGTGCTGGACCTAGGGGTACAGCTGCACCCCCTGGCGTGAAGGGGTTTCCAGCGTGTACAGGGGGTTatagtttgattcaatggctcttaATACCaccactatacaaactgttccagcactgCTGGAGTAAACTGTGAAAGGCCTGGCCGGTAAGTCCCAGAGTTAGGAGACTTTGATGTTGGTTTCAGGAATCTCTGGGGCTGgtcccctcagtctctcctcctgtCTCCACCTCGCTGCTCCCCGGCTCCTTTCCCTCCGCGGCCAGGTTCCCGTCTCCTGCCTTCACCCCCGGGCAGACGCTGATGGGAACGGCTCTCCCTTCGGCAGCTGGCAGGGCCAGAGGCGGCGCCTCGATGCAGAGCTGCCCGTcctgggacagggagcagagcagggcctgCACGTCCACGGCTTCCGGCAGGAGCGTTTCTCGGCGGATCTCTCTGTACTCGTGGGAGCGGACTCCAGCCCCCGACTCCGTTTTCTTCTCCTGCTTCCCCGTCACCGTCAGCTTCCTCCCGGCCAGTCTCACCATCAGCTCAGCTGGGGAGAAGCCGCTCACGTCCAGGGAGAGCTGGTACTTCTCCTTCCCCGGCGCCCGGGCCCCGGGCTCCTTCCCAGCACCCTCGGCCAGGGACCGGCCGCTCTGCCTTGGCGTCGCCCTCCCCTGGCCTCCCCCGCGGAGAAGGGGATGAGCCAGCAGGAGGGAGGGTCTCATTCGCTCCATCTCCTCCAGGGGCGTCGGCAGGTCCCCCACCAGCTGGCCCCAGAGGCTGGGGGGACCCGGCCCCACGAGGCTGGACACGGGGCCACAGCTCGGCCACAGCCACACTGGGAGCGGGAGCATCCTGCCGGGGCCTGGCGCCGCTGGGCCGAGCTCAGCTGCCgggacgctgctgctgctggagccgcCTGGGCCGGGCTCCCTgccgggctgctgctgcctggctccGGCGGCCCCAGCGCCGCCCTTTATACCGCGCCGGGCGCTTCGGGAACCTGCCGGtccggctgggggcggggcctggctctgctcgggcggggcggggctgggggcggggcgtgGCGTGGCTCTgctcgggcggggcggggctgggggcggggcgtgGCTCTGCTCGGgcggggcggggttgggggcggggcctggctctGCTCGGGCGGGGCTGCCGGGCTGGGCTTTGCTGGATCCTTCCCGATcccgctggggcagggagggggcgggcgggTCTCAGCGCCGGGGCAGAGGCTGGAGCCGGGGGGTGGCAGAGGCTgcagacggggcggggggggggggctgttacaTATTTAGTTTCGTTTCAGGAATTGTCAGGGTTTCACTGACGCTCCCCCAGCGattgatggggaaggagggacccATTCCGTGACCCGCACTCACGGGAGAGATCGGAGTGACTCCCCTGGGGCTGCTGGTGTGAACAGGTCCCGGACGCAGCCCGCCTTTGGGACCGGAGACGAGTCTCTGTTATTGTGTATTACACGTGCGCTGGGGGGGCGTTTGCCAATCTCACGTGTCTGCGCCACAAATCagctgtcccccccccgcccagggaaCGGGCACCTCGGCCGTACCGCCCGGCCAAGCTTGTGCCCCGGCGCTGAGAcccgcccgccccctccctgccgcaGCGGGATCGGGAAGGATCCAGCAAAGCGCAGCCCGGCAGCCCCgccctcagccccgccccgcccgagcAGAGCCAGGCCCCCCCCCAGCCGGACCGGCAGGTTCCCGCAGCGCCCGGCGGAGGGAAAGGAGCCGGGGAGCAGCGAGGTGGAGacaggaggagagactgaggggacCAGCCCCAGAGATTCCTGAAACCAGCCACCGGCTCCAGTAGCCCTGGGACTCTGGTCCAGCTGATTCCACTCAGcgcagctggagcagcccttgGTCTGGGTGTGAAGGTTTCAGGGCCCATTCTTGGGCTGCCCGCAACTGTTCTATGCTCTACGTGTCTCTCTGTAGGACCAGGGACTGTGGGATGCTCTGTGACTCTGCTCTTGTTTTGTATCAGCGCTTTGGGCTTTTGTACAACTTTTATCGCTCTCCTGAATTACAagtaaaggtttttattttaactacAAACTTGTGTCGTGTGATGGGCTCGACTGCCTTGAGTCTATGTTTGACCTGTAGAAATATACCCCCCCGTTTCTGCCAGGCCTGTTCCCGTCCCTGTTTCTAGCCCTTGCTTTCATCTCAAGGGGGTGGACCCAGACCCTGCTGAGGGTTGAGAGGTGTTGGTTGTAGGGTCCAGTCTGAGGCAGGAGAATCACAGTTGTGACAAAAATCCAGTCACTGTTCTGAAGGAAGGTGTCCGTAGGGTGAccggacagcaactgtgaaaaaagggacagggtgggggataataggcgcCTAGATAAGAAAGTCCcccaaaacaggactgtccctataaaaatgggacagctggtcacccttgGTGTGGGTAACTGGGTGGGGACTGGGCACCAGAGACCAGGGCCCTGATCCTTAACGGTACTTGAAGGGGCTTCTCTACCTCTTTAAGCTCTAAGGCCCCTATTTGCACATCtctaacattttcaaagcaaCCCCTCAGCTGCCTCCCCACCCTGTACAACCCTATGGGATTTCAAATTAAagagtttgttgttttttttttaaaaaaggggaagtaCACAGTGTGATGCCTGGCTGTCAGTGTCTTTGACTATTGTGTCAGACTCTGGAAATAGACCAGCTCAGTTCTCAGCCTTGAGAGAGAaaccattttctctttaaaacagtGGGGGAAACATGACCCTGGCGCGGGTTCAGAGGTGCTGCCTGTAGGGTCCCAGTCTGATATAATCGAAAACTGGTGACTTAGGTCACTGTTCTGAGAGGGTCAGGCCAGTGGTGCTCAAACTTTTCCAGTCGCTCCCCCTATTCCCAGAAATGGAATCTGtccacagcccccctcccttaCTGAACAGCCAAGGTTTCCTCAGCAGTGGAGCTTCGGCTgaagggggagctgggctgggggcagaggggaacgagggcagagctgggtctgGAGGCGGAGCTGGTCTGGGGACGGAGCAGGGTTGGAAGTGtgatgctccctccctgccccccaggctgaTTTCAGCCATGCTCTGTGCCCCCTCAAAATGTTCCTCCATCCCCCCTTAGGGGGATGTACCCCACACTTTGAGAGCCAGTGACTTAGCAGTTGGGAACTTGGTCAGGGAGGGGACTAGGAACCAACTAGCTGTTTCTAGCACCCCACCCTGCAATTTGCCAGGTGCCCGCAAGGGGGCAGACCTTGGGGGGCACAGACGAATAATTGTGATGGGAGTAAAATATAAAAGCAACCTCTGCAAACCTCAGTGCCCAGGACAGTCAAGGGGGAGCCAAAACTAGACAAAACGTGGCCTTGTCGCTTATCAGCGAATCCTACGGGAAGGGGCCTGTTTGGCAGGGCCAGCTGCCCATCTTGCTGCCCCATTGGGAAGCCCAGCTTGTTCCTTCGCTCCCAGGCACACAGGGCCTTTCTAGGAGGCTGCGGCAGAGGAATGCCCTGGGTGCGCCAGGAGGGTGGCTCggaacctttccagactactggccCCCTTTTAGGtatcacctcacttaaaaacgactcgCTTACAAAACGGGACATAGAAATACGACAGTGTCACAGCAgactagtactgaaaaatggaTTATGTTCTTCTTTTGACCATATCATCATAAAATAAATTACTGGAATGTAAattttgtacttatatttcagtgtacagtacacACAGCCGTGGGTTCCGGAAGAGCACGGCCAACAGGCCATGGCCCTCCCAGGTTTCGCCATGGGCCTGGCCTCCGTCCCCTGACCAGCCCAGAAGCTGAAGCCTGGCATGCGTAAGAGCGGCCCAGGGACACCGGGAAGCTGTGGACCTGCCACCTGCCTGGGGTAGGGGGGGCCCAAAAGcaccccccagcctgtgtccctgccctccagccccccacccagcatAGATGGAGcgtctgcagctccccacagctgcccaggtggCTCTTACCCTGGCCCGGCTGCTGCTTTTTGAcccttgaggccccacccccaggccagggcagaagctggagctgggtcgGGGTAATAGTCATGCAGGCAACTATGGGGAGCCAcagactctccacctgccctggatggCAGGCCAGGAACACAAGCCGGGGACTGCTCTCAGCAATGGGTTGAACTGGTCAATGAAATAATGAGGAGATGAAGGATGCCTCCCACGGCTTCCCTGTTGGGGGTTCTTTaaaggagattttgaaaaattctcACGTTCGTTTTCCATGAGCCCAGGACAGAAGGCACAGAGCAGAGCAAAGGATTTTCTTTCAGAGAGGAAAGACAGCAGCAGGCCTTGCTCTTGCCTCAGGCTGAGGCAGATTacgggtttgtggggccctgggccagagcaagtggggtccccacccacctccagcactcctgccagggagtagGGGAAGTCCCCGTactccaaccctgctccctggcaggagagcCAGGCAGGTTGAGCAGGGCaaacccccacaccctgaccacACTCCCCAGCAGGTGCGCCAGGTGGAGCCCCAATTGGCCGGGGCTCCTGAGCACTGGCCCAGTTGCTAATCCGCACTAGTTTCAAGAACTTTGTAGTTTAACTGTGAGTTCTGGAATTGATCATGGCATCACAACATCCAGCCCTCAGTGGCATagcacagtggtttgagcattggcctgctaaacccagggttgtgagttcactccttgagggggctgttaagttgatctggggcaaaatatggggattggtcctgctttgagcagggggttggactagatgatctcctgagctcccttccaaccctgatattctgtgatcccTGATTGTCAGTACTGAGGGGATTCAGGCACCATCCTAGGAGATTCTGTTCCCAGGTTACTGAATATTCCACATCTTACCCAAATATACAGTCTATACAAGTGCCTCAAAGTCCAAGCCACTTTGCTAGTggctggtgggggtgaggggcgggggaagaacaacccaagcccaccctctgctccaggtCCCAGCGCAGGGACCCTATAGGTAGCAGCCATCCACAATGTCCCTCTAAATTAACTGTGCTGCTACTGCTCTAATtacctgggccacttccccatggctcacgcacattcttcacccttacaCCAGGGCCAGCCTGGAACAACAGccactctcctccagctctagcaaggaactgaactggtcctggccctgcagctcttcttatactgacctgctgggccctgattagctgcttcccacacagccgcTCTAGGCaacttggaggacctctctactgcccttttctgggaaaataaaatatccactggctccctagatagctttgaggagcagtgggcgctgtccggggttctctgctccgtGTCCCCCGCTGGATCCCTGGGATTGAACCTGTGACCTCCACCCCTTGCCCTGTTATTTCTTAGTTGTCCCCCCTGTTTAGTTGTATCCAGGATCCACCGGTCCCTCCCACAAGGCTGGGAGAGGAGCCTTTAGCCACAGGCGGGCTTTCACCCACCCGCCTCCCAGACATTCAATAAggcccttttctggggcagggtgtggcagtgTTATGCTTATAAacacacgggatctttttcagagaatatgccgcatttattgaagatacaacgtttagcatatgcattcaaatcacacacactgtcccgccagtcgatgttatagttcccagtccagagcccggatcaatctagtggccagctaggttgatcacgggTAGGTAGGAGTCAGGTTCTGTCGGTTGCGACAGGATGCtctggggaagtcttggcaggacaagcccaaagtttcatggaaaagcaccctgtttatatagtgattttccttcactgGGACCAAGGAGTTTTGCActgtcatgctgtaatcaattgtcctttgacgagtgcttgttttcttaagttgttcttctcatcctttatcttgttctttcatcgAGTTTTTCAGGGAGTTATCCCAcgctggttttgatcacagctatcttgtccccattgatgGCTGCCTGCCCCATCTTTTAGAGTCACCAATCTGCCCTCTTCTGACATCTCAATAGGGGCTTGTTGCAATCTCCTGGCGCCCTTACGTCTGCCCTCGGTTCCTACCTAGGACGTCTGGTCCggtgatggccttcacacttatcttctaacacacacattcctcattcacacacaaaacaggattGCTTTACACAACccatttgaacaggaacatcaaattgcaatgcaggAGAAAACAATCATTCCATTCTTTCACTTATTTCAAAGTGCTAATCCTACAAGAAAATGGTGACCCTAAAGGTCTgtcactgccttgaaatcagctccAGACccagattctggctgatgcatctttaccaatggcccattaggccattccattctgctttcagaaaggctggctggcaggatatgatcaAATCATACCCTAacacatttaatacatgctacattattattttttatccttcattctaaattatacaaaatacaaacataaaatcctactactactcctacacaaggcctccagcagggggcctcagagcctagtccaccccatcacaaccTCCAAAAGGAGAGATTTTTTAGTATGATTTAATTACCTTATTTTCTACAGTTActcagtttgagttttgctttctAGTCCTTCCTTGGGTTTTCAGCAATCAACTTCCAACTTTAGAAGGAGTGTGTCTGGGTGTTTGCCAAGAACCCGAGCAAGCCAGCGTCTCTCTAGAAAGCAAgtgcctctgccccagctcccgcCCCGAACCTTTGTATCACAGTTTCAATGTTGGACAGTGAAGGAGTTTATAACACCTTTAACGCTGGGGGCCCCTGCAATCGATACAACAGCACCAAGACCATGCATCGCGTGGGGAGTGGGAGGTGCCGAAGGAAGGGCTTGTCCGCAGCCAGACAGTTGAAACTGTCAACCGGATGGGCAGGGACAGAACAGGGGTTTAGGTGTCTGAGCAGCTGACTTGGTACCCCTGGCTGATGGGCCAGaaatcagtgcctcccccaaCTCAGGAGCCTCAGCCTCAAACCCTCTCCTGCAGTAAGGCACCTATGCCAGGTTAGCCACCTAGGTCGCCCATGTCCTACTGGCCGCACCCACGTCTCTCTCTGTGTCGCATGATTCCTCTTGTAAGTGTCAATCCTTCCAGCCCTTCCCTAAGGAGTGGGgctccccttggacagaagggCTTGTCCATCTGCTGGGTCAGAAAGAAGGGCCCAAGTCactggaaactcaggctattaATCTAGAAGGCCTTTCTGTccctgttggtctctggagaattcACTTTGAACCAGCCCTTGTGAGTCTCTCCAGGTGGTGCGACGGCTCTGGAGCTATCACAGTTTGAGTGAATTTTCCCCCAATAACCCCGCACTGTTCTTAGTTCCCGGTGGGCTGTGGTCACCCTGCCCCATGAAACTATAGTacagacagtccctggcccacagCGATGTGATGTAAACTTCATACAATCAGAGATCCCAAGACTACTGCACGGCATTGCCACTTATGTCACAGCTGTTTACAGGAGTACGTGCCTCTGGGCCTGGTGTTCGGTTCCTAGTCCCCTCCCGAATCAGgcacacccccactcccactcagTCTCAGAATGCCCGCCCTTTATCACAGCTGTTCTGCTCTTATCTTAGACCCGCACCCTACAATCAGCAACTCTCAACCCTCAAAACCATCATGTTCCCTCACTTCTAGATTGACAGGGGCCTCTGCAGAGACACATGAGAACTGACCTGGGACAATGGCAGTTTATTGCCAAAGGTGAAACATGAAATAGTGAATCAAGCAGACAGATCTCATCAGACAGCACTGTTTGTATTTACTAGAAAGATTTAATTTTCAAATTCAAGACAAGTattctatcaaaaaaaaaaaaaaagcacagagcCATAGAGCATCCCACAGTCACTTCTTACACTAGAGACACACTGACAGCACAGACTAGATTCTGACAGCCCAGGAATGGGCTCCGAAACCTTCACACCCAGACCaagggctgctccagctgggctGAGTGGAATCAGATGGACCAGAATCCCAGGGCTACTGGAGTCGGTGGCTGGTTTCAGGAATCTCTGGGGCTCGacccctcagtctctcctcctgtCTCCACCTCGCTGCTCCCCGGCTCCTTTCCCTCCGCCGCCAGGTTCCCTTCTCCTGCCTTCACCCCCGGGCAGACGCTGATGGGAACGGCTCTCCCTTCGGCAGCTGGCAGGGCCAGAGGCGGCGCCTCGATGCAGAGCTGCCCGTcctgggacagggagcagagcagggcctgCACGTCCACGGCTTCCGGCAGGAGCGTTTCTCGGCGGATCTCTCTGTACTCGTGGGAGCGGACTCCAGCCCCCGACTCCGTTTTCTTCTCCTGCTTCCCCGTCACCGTCAGCTTCCTCCCGGCCAGTCTCACCATCAGCTCAGCTGGGGAGAAGCCGCTCACGTCCAGGGAGAGCTGGTACTTCTCCTTCCCCGGCGCCCGGGCCCCGGGCTCCTTCCCCGCACCCTCGGCCAGGGACCGGCCGCTCTGCCTTGGCGTCGCCCTCCCCTGGCCTCCCCCGCGGAGAAGGGGATGAGCCAGCAGGAGGGAGGGTCTCATTCGCTCCATCTCCTCCAGGGGCGTCGGCAGGTCCCCCACCAGCTGGCCCCAGAGGCTGGGGGGACCCGGCCCCACGAGGCTGGACACGGGGCCACAGTTCCGCCACAGCCACACTGGGAGCGGGAGCATCCTGCCCGGGCCTGGAGCCGCTGGGCCGAGCTCAGCTGCCgggacgctgctgctgctggagccgcCTGGGCCGGGCTCCCTgccgggctgctgctgcctggctccGGCGGCCCCAGCGCCGCCCTTTATACAGCGCCGGGCGCTTCGGGAACCTGCCGGTCCGGCTGGGGGGGGCCTGGCTCTgctcgggcggggcggggctgggggcggggctgccggGCTGGGCTTTGCTGGATCCTTCCCGATcccgctggggcagggagggggcgggcgggTCTCAGCGCCGGGGCAGAGGCTTGGCCGGGCGGTGCCGCCGAGGTGCCCGTTCCCTGGCCAGtgtctgggcggggggggggaacacagTTGATTTGTGGCGCACACACGTGATATTGGCAAACGCCCCCCCCAGCGCACGTGTAATAAACAATAACAGAGACTCGTCTCCGGTCCCAAAGGCGGGCTGCGTCCGGAACCTGTTCACACCAGCAGCCCCAGGGGAGTCACTCCGATCTCTCCCGTGAGTGCGGGTCACGGAATgggtccctccttccccatcaatCGCTGGGGGAGCGTTAGTGAAACCCTGACAATTCCTGAAACGAAACTAAATATgtaacactccccccccccccgccccgtctgcAGCCTCTGCCACCCCCCggctccagcctctgcccccgGCGCTGAGACCcggccgccccctccctgccccagcgggATCGGGAAGGGTCCAGCAAAGCCCAGCCCGgcagctccgcccccagccccgcccgagcagagccaggccccgcccccagccggaCCGGCAGGTTCCCGAAGCGCCCGGCGCGGTATAAAGGGCGGCGCTGGGGCCGCCggagccaggcagcagcagcccggcAGGGAGCCCGGCACAGgcggctccagcagcaggagcgtCCCGGCAGCTGAGCTCGGCCCAGCGGCGCCAGGCCCGGGCAGGATGCTCCCGCTCCCAGTGTGGCTGTGGCCGAGCTGTGGCCCCGTGTCCAGCCTCGTGGGGCCGGGTCCCCCCAGCCTCTGGGGCCAGCTGGTGGGGGACCTGCCGACGCCCCTGGAGGAGATGGAGCGAATGAGACCCTCCCTCCTGCTGGCTCATCCCCTTCTCCGCGGGGGAGGCCAGGGGAGGGCGACGCCAAGGCAGAGCGGCCGGTCCCTGGCCGAGGGTGCGGGGAAGGAGCCCGGGGCCCGGGCGCCGGGGAAGGAGAAGTACCAGCTCTCCCTGGACGTGAGCGGCTTCTCCCCAGCTGAGCTGATGGTGAGACTGGCCGGGAGGAAGCTGACGGTGACGGGGAAGCAGGAGAAGAAAACGGAGTCGGAGGCTGGAGTCCGCTCCCACGAGTACAGAGAGATCCGCCGAGAAACGCTCCTGCCGGAAGCCGTGGACGTGcaggccctgctctgctccctgtcccaggACGGGCAGCTCTGCATCGAGGCGCCGCCTCTGGCCCTGCCAGCTGCCGAAGGGAGAGCCGTTCCCATCAGCGTCTGCCCGGGGGTGAAGGCAGGAGACGGGAACCTGGCCGCGGAGGGAAAGGAGCCGGGGAGCAGCGAGGTGGAGacaggaggagagactgaggggacCAGCCCCAGAGATTCCTGAAACCAGCCACCGACTCCAGTAGCCCTGGGACTCTGGTCCATCTGATTCCACTCagcccagctggagcagcccttGGTCGGGGTGTGAATGTTTGTGAGTCCATTCCTGGGCTGTAAGAATCTAGTCTGTGCTGTCAGTGTGTCTCTGTGTAAGAAGTGACTGTGGGATGCTCCATGGCtctgtgcttttttttattttgatagaatACTTGTCTTGAATTTGATAATTTAAATCTCAACCTTTCTAGTAAATACAAACGGTGCTGTCTGACGAGCTCTGTCTGCTTGATTCACTATTTCATGTTTCACCTTTGGCAATCAACTGCCATTGTCCCAGGTCAGTTCTCGTGTGTCTCTGCAGAGGCCCCTGTCAATCTAGAAGTGAGGGAACATGATGGTTTTGAGGGTTGAGAGTTGTTGATTGTAGGGTGCGGGTTAAGACAAGAGCAGAACAGCTGTGATAAAGGTCTGGCATTCTGAGAGTGACTGGGGGTGTGCCTGATTCGGGAGGGGACTAGGAACCGAACACCAGGCCCAGAGGCACGTACTCCCGTAAACGGCTGTGACATATATGGTAAGGCCCTGCAGTAATCTTGGGATCTCTGATTgtatgaatcacaga
The window above is part of the Chelonia mydas isolate rCheMyd1 chromosome 2, rCheMyd1.pri.v2, whole genome shotgun sequence genome. Proteins encoded here:
- the LOC114020798 gene encoding heat shock protein 30C-like — protein: MLPLPVWLWPSCGPVSSLVGPGPPSLWGQLVGDLPTPLEEMERMRPSLLLAHPLLRGGGQGRATPRQSGRSLAEGAGKEPGARAPGKEKYQLSLDVSGFSPAELMVRLAGRKLTVTGKQEKKTESGAGVRSHEYREIRRETLLPEAVDVQALLCSLSQDGQLCIEAPPLALPAAEGRAVPISVCPGVKAGDGNLAAEGKEPGSSEVETGGETEGTSPRDS
- the LOC119565539 gene encoding heat shock protein 30C-like, with the translated sequence MLPLPVWLWRNCGPVSSLVGPGPPSLWGQLVGDLPTPLEEMERMRPSLLLAHPLLRGGGQGRATPRQSGRSLAEGAGKEPGARAPGKEKYQLSLDVSGFSPAELMVRLAGRKLTVTGKQEKKTESGAGVRSHEYREIRRETLLPEAVDVQALLCSLSQDGQLCIEAPPLALPAAEGRAVPISVCPGVKAGEGNLAAEGKEPGSSEVETGGETEGSSPRDS
- the LOC102945149 gene encoding heat shock protein 30C — protein: MLPLPVWLWPSCGPVSSLVGPGPPSLWGQLVGDLPTPLEEMERMRPSLLLAHPLLRGGGQGRATPRQSGRSLAEGAGKEPGARAPGKEKYQLSLDVSGFSPAELMVRLAGRKLTVTGKQEKKTESEAGVRSHEYREIRRETLLPEAVDVQALLCSLSQDGQLCIEAPPLALPAAEGRAVPISVCPGVKAGDGNLAAEGKEPGSSEVETGGETEGTSPRDS